The nucleotide sequence CTCAACAAAGACCGCGTTGCACGATCGCTTTCGCGCAACACGGTCTCGCATCACCATCTGGGAGCCGGGTCATCGTCATCCCCCTACACGCGATCGGGCAATGACTGGTGGCGGCCAACCTTAAACCGGATCTGCCTGCTGCGGTCAGGCGCTAACAAGCTCGCTACGTCAATGCTGAGGGCTGACTAAGCAGGGGCTTGCAGGCGCTGGTTCATTTCGGTGGCGTATTGCTCGGCGTTGAGGCCTACCACCAGGTGCAGCACCTGATCTTCTAGCCGCATGGCCGCTTTTACGCCAGATGCAGTCAGGACCGCATCGTTAACTTGCGCGGGGTCAGTCACTTCCACCCGCAGGCGAGTCATCGCCACCGGATCTACGACCCGAATGTTGTTGACGCCCCCGAGCGCCGCAATCATTTGCTGAGCTTTTGCACCGGCTGCGGGGTCAGCCTGCACGGTGGGTAACGCTGGCGCTGCAGTTGCCATCGATTCACCGGCGACCATTTCGGGCACCTGATCCGCCTCATCCCCAGCGGTCTTCAGGTATTCGATCATGTCGGTTTTGAGGTTTTCCGATCGCGGGCCAAAAATCGCTTGGGCATTGTTGCCAATTTGCAGCACGCCGGAGGCGCCGAGCGCCTTCAATCGAGCAATGTTGACTTTGCCCATATCTTTGACACCGATGCGCAGGCGGGTGATGCAGGCATCTAGACTGTCGATGTTGCTGCGGCCCCCAAAGGCGAGCACCAACTCGCGAGACATGGCCTCGGCATCTTTAGGCAAACCAGCGGCCACATCCCCGGTGATTTCCTCATCTTCGCGACCGGGGGTTTTGAGGTTAAACCGCTTGATCACAAACCGGAAGCTGAAGTAATACAGGGCGGCAAACAGCGGCGCAAAGGCCGGAATCAGCCAGACTCTCGTGCCCAGGTTATAGAAGAGGAAAAAGTCGATGAACCCGTGGGAAAAGGTGAAGCCCATGCGACCGTCGAGCATCACAAAGAGGAAATCGGCAAAGCCCGCGAGGACGGCGTGGAGCAGGAAGAGCACCGGAGCGACGAAGACAAAGGCGAATTCGATCGGTTCCGTAATGCCGGTGAGAAAGGAGGTCAGGGCGGCGGACAGCATGATACCGCCGACTTGCTTGCGGTTTTGGGGTTTGGCGCAGTGCCACATGGCGATCGCCGCCGCGGGCAAACCAAACATTTTGAACCAGTAAGCGCCCCCGATAATGCCGGCGGTGGGGTCGCCAGCAAAGAAGCGGTTGATGTCGCCGGTCACCGTTTCGCCACTAATGGGATCTACAAACGAACCGATTTGGAAGAAGAACGGCACGTTCCACACGTGGTGTAGACCAAAGGGAATCAGCAACCGCTCGACAAAACCGTATATCGCCACGGTCAGCGGCACGTTGTCTCCTTCGGCGGCCCAGGCAGCAAAGCTATCAATCAAACCGCCAATGGGCGGCCAGATGAAGCTCATCAAAATGCCGACGCCGATCGCGGTAAAGGCCGTGATGATGGGCACAAACCGCTTGCCCGCAAAGAAACCTAGATACTGCGGCAGCTTGATGCGAAAAAAGCGATTGAACATGTAAGCGGCGACGCAGCCCATAATTAAACCGCCAAACACCCCGGTATCCAACGACGGAATGCCCATGATGGGCTTGAGAATCTCGGGGTCGAGATTGAAGAAGAGGACAGAAGAGACGCCCAAGGTGGCGAGGAAAACCACGAAACCGACGACCGCCGCCAAGGCCGAAACCCCATCGTTGGCGGTATAGCCGATCGCGACGGCGATCGCAAAAATCACCGGCAGATTCGCAAAGATGGCGTCTCCCGAGCTTTTCATAATTTCGGCGAGCCAAGCGGGGAGCCAGCCGAATTTGGCGCTGGTCAGGACGCCTTCTTGAATTTTTTGAATCTCGATCAGGCGGGCGCTGCCCAAGCCGAGCAAAATGCCCGCCACGGGTAATACGGACACGGGCAGCATCAGCGATTTGCCCATTTTTTGGAGCAGGCCAAAGGCTTTATTCCAGAACTTTTGCAGGGCTGACGGCTCGGCGGTCGTCGCGGCGGCACTCGTCATCGATTCGTCCTCGTAAGGGTCAGTAAGGGGGGATGGGGAATGGGTTTTGGGTGTTAGGTGAGGGGTCGGATGCTTGAGGGTTGCGGGTGAGCCCTCACCCTAAATCCCTCTTCCAAAACTGGGAGAGGGACTTGCTCCGGCCCCCCTTCTCCCAGTTTTGGGAGAAGGGGCTGGGGGATGAGGGCCAACCATGGGCTCAGCAAGTCAGTCATTGACCTAGTCTTCTTCCAGGGGTACCAGGTCGCGGACTTCGGCGGCGGTTTCCAGGCCGAGGGCTTGGGCGGCGAGTTTTTGGCAATGATCGAGGTCGAGCGATCGCACTTGGGCCTTGATGCTCGGAATCATGGTGACGCTGGCGCTGAGTTCGCGCACGCCGAGGCCGATGAGAATGGGGATGGCCTGGGGGTCGCTGCCGATGCCGCCGCAGACGCCGACCCATTTGCCATAGCGTCCGGCCCCTTGCACTGCCTGGTCAATTAGACGGAGGACAGCGGGATGCACGCCATCGACAAAGGGGGCGAGTTTGGGGTGGCCGCGATCGACTGCCAGGGTGTATTGGGTGAGGTCATTGGTACCGACAGAAAAGAAGTCCACTTCTTTTGCCAGGGTTTCCGCCATGATGGCGGCGGAGGGCACCTCGATCATGATGCCGACTTCGACCGGGGGCAGGTCGAGCTGCTGACGTTCCTCTTCCAACATGGCTTTGGCCATCCGCAATTCTTCAATGCGGCCAATCATGGGAAACATCACCCGCAGTTGGCCCGCGCTGGCGGCCCGAAGAATGGCGCGGAGTTGCGTGCGCTGGAGTTCCGGTTGGTCGAAGCCAAAGCGGATACCCCGTTCCCCCAGGAAGGGGTTTTCCTCGTGGGCCATGGGCAGGTAGGGCAAGGGCTTGTCGCCGCCCACATCCAGCGTGCGAATGATGATCGGTTTGTCCGGCCCCATGGCTTCGGCAATGCCCCGATAGATCCCGGTTTGTTCGTCTTCGGTGGGTGCTTGGGGGCGCTCCATAAAGACGAATTCCGTCCGCAACAGGCCGACGCCTTCCGCCCCGAGGGATGCCGCTTCTTCCGCATCTTTGATGCTGCCGATGTTGGCGACCACTTCGACTGGGTGACCATCTTGGGTAATGGCGGGTTCAAAGGCGTGCTTGAGATCTTCGGCGCGCTTGGCCTGTTGGCGCTCAATGCGGGCTTTGGTGCGTTCAATCTCTTGGACGGGGGCATTGAGCCGCAGCTTGCCCTTGGTGCCATCGAGAATGACGGGGGTGCCGTCGGCCAAATCCATAATGCGGGGTTCGATGCCCGCGATCGCGGGTATACCCATCGAGCGCGCCAAAATCGCCACGTGGGAAGTCGCCCCCCCCGCCAGGGTACAGAAGCCGACGACGCGATTGCGGTCCAGATTCGCCATATCTGAGGGGGTCAGGTCTTCGGCCACCAACACCGTGTCGCGAGGATACTTAATTTCCGTGGCTTCCACCCCAGTCAGGATGCGTAGCACTCGCATACCGACATCGCGCACGTCGTTCGCCCGCTGCGCCAGCAGTTCATTATCTAACTGGGCGAGCTGATCAGCTTGTTCTTGATAGGTTTGTTGCCAGGCAAAGGCCGCGCTTTTACCCTTGTTGATGGCGCTGGTGGCAATGTCCAGCAGTTCCGGGTCGTCCAGAATTTCCTGGTGCGCCGCAAAGATCGCCGCCTTGCCCGGATCGCCTTGACCATGCACCTTGGCGCGAATGGACTCGACTTCCAGGGCGGCTTTGGCGATCGCCTTTTCTAGCTGGCGGCTTTCTTGCGTGGGGGTGCCGCCCAATTCAGGCACATCGAGCTTTTGCTCTCGCACCCGGTAAGTATTGCCCACCGCCAGTCCCGACGAGGCCGCCACTCCGAGGAGGATGTTGGGGTCGTCGGATTTGGGCTGTGGGGGCGGCGCTTTCAACGCCGACTGGGCGATACTGGCGGGAGCCGAGGCGGGGGCGGTGCCCGCTTCTCCCAAGCCCGATCGCACCGCTGCAGTCAGGTCAGTAATCGCTTGTCTGGCATCCGGGCCCTGGGCTTCGAGGGTCACCGTTTCCCCGTTGCCGACTTGCAAATTCATCAGGGCGACCACACTTTTGGCATTGGCGCAATCGCTACCTCGATGCAGAGCGATCTGGGACTGATACTTTTTCGCCAGATTCACCAACACTGCCGCTGGGCGCGCGTGGAGTCCCGTGGGGTTAGCAATCACAATCGGTTCCGAGGTGGCCATTTCACCGTCGGTGGCTGCCGTATCGGCACTCACCGCCGCCAAGACCAACTCTAGAAAAATGTCTTGCGCTGATTGCACCAGGCCCGATGGGTAGACAAATTCGGCCACGCGCTCAGTGTTCGTTACGACCACTTGGGTCAACAGGCTTTTGGCATGCAGCGCCACATAATCAAGGTCAAACTCAATGAGGGGCGTGCCTGTGGTCACGCGATCGCCCAAATTCACTTTGGGAGTAAACCCTTCACCGCGCAGCTCCACCGTGTCCAGGCCGATGTGCATCAGAATCTCAACCCCCTCGGGGGTTTTGACGGTGACCGCATGGTTAGCGGGATGGATTTGAACGACCTCCCCATCACAGGGAGCCACCAAAAGATTCGAGGTGGGATCGATGGAAATGCCGTCCCCCACCATTTTCTGTGCAAAAACCGGGTCAGGCACCTGTTCA is from Leptolyngbya iicbica LK and encodes:
- the ptsG gene encoding glucose-specific PTS transporter subunit IIBC, translating into MTSAAATTAEPSALQKFWNKAFGLLQKMGKSLMLPVSVLPVAGILLGLGSARLIEIQKIQEGVLTSAKFGWLPAWLAEIMKSSGDAIFANLPVIFAIAVAIGYTANDGVSALAAVVGFVVFLATLGVSSVLFFNLDPEILKPIMGIPSLDTGVFGGLIMGCVAAYMFNRFFRIKLPQYLGFFAGKRFVPIITAFTAIGVGILMSFIWPPIGGLIDSFAAWAAEGDNVPLTVAIYGFVERLLIPFGLHHVWNVPFFFQIGSFVDPISGETVTGDINRFFAGDPTAGIIGGAYWFKMFGLPAAAIAMWHCAKPQNRKQVGGIMLSAALTSFLTGITEPIEFAFVFVAPVLFLLHAVLAGFADFLFVMLDGRMGFTFSHGFIDFFLFYNLGTRVWLIPAFAPLFAALYYFSFRFVIKRFNLKTPGREDEEITGDVAAGLPKDAEAMSRELVLAFGGRSNIDSLDACITRLRIGVKDMGKVNIARLKALGASGVLQIGNNAQAIFGPRSENLKTDMIEYLKTAGDEADQVPEMVAGESMATAAPALPTVQADPAAGAKAQQMIAALGGVNNIRVVDPVAMTRLRVEVTDPAQVNDAVLTASGVKAAMRLEDQVLHLVVGLNAEQYATEMNQRLQAPA
- the ptsP gene encoding phosphoenolpyruvate--protein phosphotransferase; its protein translation is MVLQVPSQTGQTVRLVAPLSGFLLPIEQVPDPVFAQKMVGDGISIDPTSNLLVAPCDGEVVQIHPANHAVTVKTPEGVEILMHIGLDTVELRGEGFTPKVNLGDRVTTGTPLIEFDLDYVALHAKSLLTQVVVTNTERVAEFVYPSGLVQSAQDIFLELVLAAVSADTAATDGEMATSEPIVIANPTGLHARPAAVLVNLAKKYQSQIALHRGSDCANAKSVVALMNLQVGNGETVTLEAQGPDARQAITDLTAAVRSGLGEAGTAPASAPASIAQSALKAPPPQPKSDDPNILLGVAASSGLAVGNTYRVREQKLDVPELGGTPTQESRQLEKAIAKAALEVESIRAKVHGQGDPGKAAIFAAHQEILDDPELLDIATSAINKGKSAAFAWQQTYQEQADQLAQLDNELLAQRANDVRDVGMRVLRILTGVEATEIKYPRDTVLVAEDLTPSDMANLDRNRVVGFCTLAGGATSHVAILARSMGIPAIAGIEPRIMDLADGTPVILDGTKGKLRLNAPVQEIERTKARIERQQAKRAEDLKHAFEPAITQDGHPVEVVANIGSIKDAEEAASLGAEGVGLLRTEFVFMERPQAPTEDEQTGIYRGIAEAMGPDKPIIIRTLDVGGDKPLPYLPMAHEENPFLGERGIRFGFDQPELQRTQLRAILRAASAGQLRVMFPMIGRIEELRMAKAMLEEERQQLDLPPVEVGIMIEVPSAAIMAETLAKEVDFFSVGTNDLTQYTLAVDRGHPKLAPFVDGVHPAVLRLIDQAVQGAGRYGKWVGVCGGIGSDPQAIPILIGLGVRELSASVTMIPSIKAQVRSLDLDHCQKLAAQALGLETAAEVRDLVPLEED